CCGGACGACGTGCGGGTGGTGACGGGCACCCGGATCACCTCGGTCGACCGCGCCCACCGGGTGGCGCACACCGACGACGGCTGCCGCCTCCCCTACGACACCCTGGTGCTGGCCACCGGTGCCCGCCCCCGCATCCCGGAGGTGCCCGGAGTGCGCACCGCGTCCGGTGCCCTGTCCGAAGGGGTGCGCACGGTCCGCACCGCGGCCGACTGCGGTCCCGCCGTGGAAGGTCCCGTGGTGGTGCTGGGGGCGGGGTGCTCGGCGTCGAGACGGCCCTGGCGCTGCGCCGTGCCGGCCATGAGACGGCTCTGGTGCATCCGTCCGCACATCCCCTGGACGACCGTCTCGACGCCACGGCCGGCGCCATGCTCACCGAGCGGCTGGCCTCTCGTGGTGTCCTCGTCCACCTGGGCCGCAGCGCTGTCCAGTACCTCCCCGGCAAGCTGCTGCTCGACGACGGGCAGATCGTCGGGGCGTCGACCCTGCTGCTGTGCACCGGCACCACCCCCGACACGGAACTGGCCGCGTCCTGCGGGCTGACGGTCCGCGGGGGCGTCCTGGTGGACGGGCTGCTGCGGACCGACGACCCGTTCGTCCACGCGATCGGCGACTGCGTGTCCTTCCCCGGAGCGCCGCACGGCTCCCTCACACACGCCTGGGAGCAGGCGGACGCCCTGGCCCGGATCCTCACCGAGGGCCCGTCCGCCCCCTACCGCCCCGGCGGACGGTCGCTGCGTCTGCGCGGCCCCGGCACGGACGTCCTGGTTCTCGGCGGCCCCGAGGGCGACGCGGACGGGACAGTGCCCTTCGACGAGACGGTGTCCTTCGTCGACCGGGCGGGCGGCCGCTACGCCCGGCTGGTCCTGCGCGGCGGCCGGGTCGGCCATGCGGTGCTGCTGGGCCTCTCCCCCGCCGTCGCCGCCGTGAGCCAGCTCTACGACCGGGACGCTCCGCTGCCGCCCGACCGGTTGGCGCTGCTGCTCGGCAGGGACGACGAGTACGCCGGCGGCGCCGAGCCGCCGGACCACCTGGTGGTCTGCCACTGCAACAACGTCACCAGGAAGGACCTCACCGACGCGTTTCACCAGGGGGCGCACGACGTCACGGCGCTCGCCGGCGCCACCCGCGCGACCACGGGCTGCGGAAGCTGCGCCCCGGTGGTCCGATCGCTGTGCGCGACCCTCGGCAGGCGCGCCGACGACCGGAGCCGCGCCGCCGACGACAGCCGCACGGACGCCAAGAGACAAGGGAGCACACCCCCATGACCCGCACGCTCGTCGTCGTCGGTCACGGAATGGCCGGGCATCGACTCGCCGAGGAGATGCTGAAGGACCCCGCGCAGGAACGCTGGCGGATCGTGGTGCTCGGCGAGGAGCCGCGGCCTGCGTACGACCGGGTCGCGCTCTCCTCGCTGCTGGGCGGGCGCACCGCTGACCAGCTCGGTCTGGCGGCACCTGGGTTTCTCGGTGACCCGCGGCTCGAGCTGCGACTGGGCACGCCCGTGACCGGTGCCGACCGGCGGGCGCGCACCGTCAGCTGTGCGGACGGGTCCCGGGTCGGATACGACGCGCTGGTCCTGGCCACCGGTTCTCGGCCGTTCGTGCCGCCGGTGCCGGGACACGACCTGCCCGGGTGCTTCGTCTACCGGACGGTGGAGGATGTCGAGGCCATCCGCGCCGCGGCCGTCCCCGGCCGTCCCGCCGTGGTGGTCGGCGGCGGTCTGCTCGGTCTGGAGGCCGTGGGCGGCCTTCGGCGGCTCGGGATGCGGACCCATGTCGTGGAACTGGCGCCCTGGCTGATGTCCCAGCAGATCGACGCCGGCGGCGGCCGGGTCCTCGCCCGGCTGATCGGGCGACTCGGGGTACGGGTGCACTGCGGCCGGACCCTGCGCACGGTCGAACCGGGGCCGGACGGGCGGGTGCGCGGGGTGGCCCTCGACGACGGCACCGCACTGGACACCCCGCTCGTGGTCTTCTCGGCCGGTGTCCGGCCCCGGGACGACCTCGCCGCCCCCCTCGGTCTCGCACGGGGCGAGCGTGGCGGCTTCCTGGTGGACGAGCACTGCCGCACCGCGGACGAGCGCGTCTGGGCGATCGGAGAGTGCGCCGCGGTGGCCGGGCGCTGCGTCGGCCTGGCCGCCCCCGGCTACCGGATGGCCGAGAGCGTCGCACGCCGGCTGCTCCACGGCGCTGGCCCCGCCCTCACCGGCGCCGACACCTCGGCCAGGCTGAAACTCCTGGGCGTGGACGTCGCCGGGTTCGGTGACGCCCATGCCCGTTCCGAGGGGGCGCTGGAGTTCATCCGGGACGACCACGGCGCGGGCAGCTACGCCAAGGTGGTCCTCGCAGCGGACGGCCGGACCCTGCTCGGCGGTGTCCTCGCGGGAGACGCCCGCGCCTACCCGGCGCTACGGGCCCTGCTCGGCCGGGAACTTCCGATGGCACCGGAGCGGTTGCTCACCGAGGCGCAGCGCTGACCCGGGACACGCCGAACGGCACGACCGGTACGGGGAGCCTGCCGGGCGCCCGGGAGGGAAGGGGCGCCCGGCAGGCTGGTCGGGTCCACGCGTCCGGGGGGGACGGACAGGGAGGGCGGACCCGCGTTCTCGAGGCGTGTCAGCCGTCGTAGGGACGGCGCGCCTTGGCCTCCTTGGTGGCCGTCGCCCACCAGCTGAGCTTGTCCCACAGCACCTTCGCCGCCGCCTCGGCGTCGGTCGGGTCGATCAGCGCGCCGTTCTCGTCGAACTGCCCCCACGGGCCGTGGAAGCTGACGGCGTCGCGCACCGGGACCGCGTGCAGCTCGGTGAAGATGTGCTTGAGCTGCTGGACCGCGCGCAGACCGCCGGCCAGGCCGCCGTAGCCGACGAAACCGACCGGCTTCGCGTGCCACTCCATCTGCGTCCAGTCCGCGGCCACCTTCAGCGATGCCGGGAAGCTGTGGTTGTACTCCGGGGTCACGATGACGAAGCCGTCGGCCTCGGCGAGCCGCGCTGAGAACGCGCGGTGCATCTCGGCGACCTCGGGGGTCGGTTCGTCGGTGAGGGCGGTCGGCAGCGGGAAGTCCGCCAGGTCGATCAGGTCGGTCTCGACGTCATCGCGCTGGGCGGCGGTACTGATGAACCAGTTGGCGATCGTCGGGCCGAAGCGCCCTTTTCGGACGCTCGCCAGGATCACGGCCACACGGATACGCTCGCTCGACATTCCAGTCCCCATTCACGGCTCCACAGCGGTTCATTTGCTTGACCAACAGTCAAACAAACCCGCATGCGGGTTTTCAATCGCCATCGAAGACTTCGATGAGCCGGCAGGTGGGGACCTGCGGACCACGCGGCGCAGGCCCGGCGGAGGCCGGATACGCGTCGCACCGCGAGAGCGTATCCGGCCTCCGCCGGGCGACCTGTGCCTTCACCGGTGGCCTCCGCCGCCAGTGCTGCGTCAGGCAGGGTTTGCCCGTCAAGGAGCGGCGTCCGGTGCGGTAAATCGCAAGGCGCCGGATCGACCTCGTAGTGGGCCGACTCGGTTGATCCGGCAACGCCGCGAGTCGCCGCGCCGGGCGCCGCGACGGGGCGAACGCTGCCTGATGCGGCACTAGCGGGAGGCCTGCGGCTCCTGCACGGCGTCCCGCTCCGCCCTGATGGACTCGGCCAGCAGACGGGCCAGTTCGAGCCGCTTGATCTTCGCGGTCGCGGTGCGCGGCAGCTCGGCGAGGGTGCGCTGGAGCGGCTCGGCCAACGGCGGCTGGTCGGCGACGGCCGCGGCCCAGCGGGCCGGGTCGAGAGGCCTGTCGCCACGGGTGCAGACGACCGGGATGGCCTCCTGGTCCGGACCGGGCACGATGACCAGCTCGGTCAGCTCCTCCAACCTGTGCAGCACCGCGTCCTCGACCTCGAGCGTGGAGTCGATGCCGGGGATGACGTCGACCTCGCGGTCCAGCAGGTGCAGACAGCCCCACCTGGTGCGGTACCCGACGTCGCCGCCGCGCCACCACTCGCCGATGACCTGCTTGTCGAAGCGCTCCTGCTCGCCGAAGTACGTCAGCGCACGGCCTGCCGTGGAGACGTCGATGTAGCCGGGCGACTCCTTGGTCGGCGGCTTCCCGTCCCGGCTCACCAGCCGGTACTTGGTCATGCCGGGCGTCGGATAGCCCTGGCAGCGGCCGTCGGCCTTCAGGGCGTTCCGGCGGCGGTACGTACGGGCCGCCAGCGGACCGCACTCGCTCTGCCCGTACACCTGCAGGAAGACGGGGTGGTCCCGGTCGGTCGCGTGCAGGAACTTGTGCATGGTGCTGGGGTGGATCGCGTCGAAGGTGCTGTTGAAGTACTTGACGTTGGAGATGGGCCGGCGGGGGTCGTCCAGCATCGCCTCCCACTCCAGGAACGAGTTGGGGTGGGTCTCCAAAACGCCTGGCCGGTGCTTGACGAGGACATCGGCCACATGCGCCGGAGAGGCGTCGTTCATGAACACCATGGGCATGCCGCGCAATTGCAGGACAGCCAGCCCGAGATACATGCGCGAGTGCACGTAGGACACGTGCATGGCGACGGTCTCGCGCTTGCGGATCATCCGGACGACCTTGTTCTGCCAGTTGCCGCGGGCGCCGAGCGAACGCGCCGAATGGACCACCAGCTTCGGGATGCCGGTGGTGCCGGAGGTGTGCGTCATCAGTGCCGGCTGGTCCGGGGCGAGCAACACCGGCTGACGCTCCGGCGCCCCGGCGAAGTCGGCGAGCGGGACGGCGCCGGGGTACGACCCCACCGCCGTGAGGACCCGCGTCGTCAGCTCCGCGAGTGGCGAGCCGGCCAGCTCACCGGACAGCTTGGCCTCGTCGGTGAGGAGCGTGGAGCCCTGGAGCCGCTGCAGGAGCTTGTCGATGGTGGGGCCGTCCAGATGAGGCGAGAGCATCACCGGCACCGCGCCGATCCGGGCGACGGCGCAGGCGAGGACGGTGATGTCGAAGTTGGAGGTCTTGTAGATGGCGACATGCTCGCTGGGCCGCACCCCGGCGGCCCAGAGCCGGTTGGCGGTCTCCGCGACATGGCCGGCGAACTCCCTGACGGTCAGCTTGCGGCCGGCCTCGGGGAAGGCCTCCATGTCGTGGTCAAGAGTGATCGGGGTGTTGCCGTGCTTCACGGCGGCACGGTCGGACATCACCCCGAGGTACAGGAACTTCTTGCTCTGCGGAACCTTGAACATCAGGATTTCTTCCCCATCTTGAAGTCGACTCGCGAACTCAGGCATCGCTCCCTATTAAATTGCCACGGCGCGCAGGCACGAAGAAGTCGTGACCCGGTAATGCGTCAGCTCGGTCCGAACGGCCCAAAGGGCACGCAGCGGGAAGGCCGGACCGCCGTGCCGCGGTCCGGCCTTCCCGGAATTGCGTGAGGGGGTGCCTTCACGCCTTGCGCAGACCCGTTCGCAGGGCCTCGGCCACCTCGAGGGTCCGCACGGTCTGGTAGCCGACGGCAGCGAGGTTGTCGTCCGTGACGTTCTGCGCCAGGTGACCGGGAATGGCCTGCAGCCCGGAGGTGGCGCTCACGCCGTACGGATTGCCGTTGCTCGGCGTCAGCAGGATGTCGTCGGTCACGCCGGGCGGCACGATGATCGCGCCCC
The genomic region above belongs to Streptomyces marianii and contains:
- a CDS encoding NADPH-dependent FMN reductase → MSSERIRVAVILASVRKGRFGPTIANWFISTAAQRDDVETDLIDLADFPLPTALTDEPTPEVAEMHRAFSARLAEADGFVIVTPEYNHSFPASLKVAADWTQMEWHAKPVGFVGYGGLAGGLRAVQQLKHIFTELHAVPVRDAVSFHGPWGQFDENGALIDPTDAEAAAKVLWDKLSWWATATKEAKARRPYDG
- a CDS encoding class I adenylate-forming enzyme family protein, whose protein sequence is MFKVPQSKKFLYLGVMSDRAAVKHGNTPITLDHDMEAFPEAGRKLTVREFAGHVAETANRLWAAGVRPSEHVAIYKTSNFDITVLACAVARIGAVPVMLSPHLDGPTIDKLLQRLQGSTLLTDEAKLSGELAGSPLAELTTRVLTAVGSYPGAVPLADFAGAPERQPVLLAPDQPALMTHTSGTTGIPKLVVHSARSLGARGNWQNKVVRMIRKRETVAMHVSYVHSRMYLGLAVLQLRGMPMVFMNDASPAHVADVLVKHRPGVLETHPNSFLEWEAMLDDPRRPISNVKYFNSTFDAIHPSTMHKFLHATDRDHPVFLQVYGQSECGPLAARTYRRRNALKADGRCQGYPTPGMTKYRLVSRDGKPPTKESPGYIDVSTAGRALTYFGEQERFDKQVIGEWWRGGDVGYRTRWGCLHLLDREVDVIPGIDSTLEVEDAVLHRLEELTELVIVPGPDQEAIPVVCTRGDRPLDPARWAAAVADQPPLAEPLQRTLAELPRTATAKIKRLELARLLAESIRAERDAVQEPQASR
- a CDS encoding NAD(P)/FAD-dependent oxidoreductase is translated as MTRTLVVVGHGMAGHRLAEEMLKDPAQERWRIVVLGEEPRPAYDRVALSSLLGGRTADQLGLAAPGFLGDPRLELRLGTPVTGADRRARTVSCADGSRVGYDALVLATGSRPFVPPVPGHDLPGCFVYRTVEDVEAIRAAAVPGRPAVVVGGGLLGLEAVGGLRRLGMRTHVVELAPWLMSQQIDAGGGRVLARLIGRLGVRVHCGRTLRTVEPGPDGRVRGVALDDGTALDTPLVVFSAGVRPRDDLAAPLGLARGERGGFLVDEHCRTADERVWAIGECAAVAGRCVGLAAPGYRMAESVARRLLHGAGPALTGADTSARLKLLGVDVAGFGDAHARSEGALEFIRDDHGAGSYAKVVLAADGRTLLGGVLAGDARAYPALRALLGRELPMAPERLLTEAQR
- a CDS encoding (2Fe-2S)-binding protein, which encodes MVCHCNNVTRKDLTDAFHQGAHDVTALAGATRATTGCGSCAPVVRSLCATLGRRADDRSRAADDSRTDAKRQGSTPP